The sequence TCCGCTGTCGCGGAATTGTCCGATAATAAATCGGACCTACATGATTGGGACAAGCCCGGCAACGGGCTACCACCGCTGGATGACTCCGCTCTCCTACCCGGCCCTGATATTCCGCTGTCGCGGAATTGTCCGATAATAAATCGGACCTACATGAGCAACTGTTCCGTCCCAGCCTTCATTTTCTCCTTTCCAGATAGTTTCGCCACAACGGTTGTAGATCGAGAGTTGGCCCATGGCCGGGCTTATCCGGCTGGAAAGCCGGATTTACATTTTCTTCAATGCTGCGTACACCTTATGCACCGGCAGGCCCATCACATTAAAATAGGAGCCCACCATTTTTTCAATGCCGATCATGCCAATGAATTCCTGCACACCGTAGGCTCCGGCTTTGTCAAACGGTTTGTATTGGTTTACATACCAGTCAATTTCTTCTTTTTCCAAATGCTTAAAATATACTTCTGAAAGGTCACTGAATGTTATCGTTTGCTGCTGCGTTTTGAGGCAAACGCCTGTAATGACCGTGTGCATTTTTCCTGAAAGCTTTCGCAGCATCTGCATTGCCTCTGCTGCATCAGCCGGTTTTTCCAGGATCTCGTTATCCAGGATTACGATGGTATCGGCAGCCAAAATTACCTCGCCTGGCTGCACCTGGTTTGTGAGGGCTTCTGCCTTCTGCTTTGCCAGGTATTCGGGAATTGCTTTCGCTGGCATTTCTGCGGGGTGGGTTTCATCAATCCCGGCAGGCACACACCGAAACCGGAACCCGGCCTTTTCCAATATTTCCTTCCTGCGCGGAGAGCGGGAAGCGAGGAGTATTTTTACGTTGAGCGGATGCATGGTAATTTGGATTTTCTATGAGAGGCAAAGTACCGGCATGGCCAGCACCCCGGCAAGAATGATGAGTTTCAGCCCGGTACTGAGATGGCTGAAGTGCCTGAGCCGATGGGCCTTCCGTACGTAATAATCAAAGACCACAAACGGCAGCAGCACCGCCAGGATGAAGTACCAGCCAAGCAGCGGCAATTCCTGCCAGAAGCTGTACACTGTGGCGGCAATAAGTGAGAGTCCCATGATCGCATTCAACACCATTACCGCAAGCTTGGATTTATAGATTCCAAAAACCACCGGCAATGTGCGGCAGTTGTGCATGGCATCTCCGCGCATGTCTTCCACATCCTTTATTATTTCCCGGATCCAGCCTGTGAAAAATGCGAAATAGGCGAAGAAACCAACCCAGATGAGCCGGATTGACGGGTCGTATATTTTCACCATCAGCAGCGTGGCAGCCATCAGCAGGGCAATGGCCAAATTGCCAATAATCAGCTTTCGTTTTAGCGAAACCGAATAAAACCAGAGGACTGACGCCACGATAATATAGCTGAGGCCCAGATATTCGGAAAGATAAAAGCCGATGGCAATAGCGGTCAGGTTGAGCGATACATGCAGCACGATGGCCCATCTTCTTTTGATAAACCGGTCTACGAGCAGCGCTTTGGGTTTATTCACTGCATCAATTTTTACATCGAAATAATCATTTATGACATATCCTGCAGCACCAAGAAAAAGGGTGGTAAGCAGCAAAAGCAGGAAATCTGTGGAGATGGGGCGGTTAAGGCAAAAAGAACGATTGAGGCACTGGTAAACGCTGAGTTGCGTAAGAACCATGATCAGCAGGTTGTTGAAGCGGATGAGCTTAAGAAACCGCATCATTTTAACTTAACGTCCCATTTGTTCTGATACTTCAACACGAGCTCGATTATTTCTCTTACGCAACCTTTACCACCAGTCAATTGCGTTACAATGTCAGCCGCATCTTTTACCTCCTGCACGGCATCTGCCGGACAAGCCGCGAGTCCTGAACGCTCCATTGGCGGCAGGTCAAGAAGATCATCGCCCATATATAATATTTCAGTAGATGCCAGAGAATGATCCAGGAGGAACTTCTCGAAAGCCAGGATCTTATGTTCCTGATCAAAATAAATATCCTCAATGCCGAGCTTTTCCAGCCTGATATCCACTCCCACCGGCACGCTGCCGGAAATCACACCCACCTGGAAATGTTGCTTTACGGCCTGGGAGAGGGCAAACCCATCCTTGATGTTGAGTTGGCGAAGCATCGTTCCTTCCTCCAGAATGATCAGCGATCCATCGGTCATTACTCCATCCACATCGAAAATAAATCCGCGTATTTTTCCAAGTTTGGCAAATATTGATTGATCCATAGTTGGCATTAAAAAATCCTGGTTTAAAGATTAAGAAACCCAAGTGCGGGAAATAGTTCCGGTAACTGCTTAATCTTCGCGATGATAAAGCTTGACAATGGAGTCGGAGATCATACGGTATATTTCCTGCCACATGGGGTGCTCATCCAGCAATTGAAGATGGCGCTGCATTACGGTTTCTTCTCCTCTCTTGGCGGGGCCGGTCTGGGCATCTTTTGGGCTGAGATCAAATGCCTTGGCCACCGTTTCCAGGGCCAGCGGTTTTAATATATCAAAAGGCACCCCGGTTTCCTTTGCCATTTCTTCGGCAATATAATAAAGGTGATTGGGAAAGTTATTGATGAAAACAGCCGCCATGTGCAGCTTTCGCCTAGTATCAGAATCTACTTCAAATACGCGCCTGGAGATAGTATTAGCAAGGTTTCGGAGCTTTATGCGGGTCTGCTCATTTGAGGCTTCAAGGCATACGGAGACTTCTCCAAAATCCACCTGCCGGTCCACCGAGAAAGTTTGCAGCGGATAGATCACACCCTTGTCATCCCCGGCTCCGGCTAATGCCTCAATCGGAACGCTTCCGGAAACATGCACCACAATTCCCGGAACCTTCCCGATAAAATCAGCTACCCCGGTAACCTTATCGTCCTTTACTGCCAGCACAATGAGATCAGAGGTGCGGTCAACCTGTTCGAGTTGGGTAATAAACTCCGAATTCAGTTCATAGGCGAGTTTCCGGGCTTTGTAATCAGAAAGCGAGAAAACCTGGCTGATCTTGTAGCCTGAATTGACAAGGGCTCGTCCGAGGTGCGTTGCAAGATTTCCAGCACCCACAAGGGTTATGGAATGCAACGAATTCATGCCTTTTGACGCTTCAGTTCCTTAACCCTGTAAACTATTGACATCGTGAGCCCGATCACCATCACCACCGATCCTATCCAAAGAAAATTGATATAGGGGAAAATGATCGCTTTCATAATAATATAGTCAGGGACATGATCTTCAGCCTTTGAGATTGCTATGGACAATTTCTTCTCCTGCTCAGGATGGACACCTGCCAGTTCTATTTTCAAACCCAAATCGCGGATCTCCTTCGGCAGCCGGATAGGCGTTGTACCAGAGATAAGATAGGATGGCCTGACATCATAGGAAGCATAGGAGGTCATAACTTTCACCTCCAGGGTAACGGCAATATCCACATCCTTAATAGGCGAGGAAGCCGAATCAGAAAAAGGCAGAATGGACTCTACCACTACCTGGGTTTTATCTTCAAGATGTAATGTGTCTCCGGCATTGGCATGGTACAAGCGGGGTTCTTTATAAGTATGATCCCAATAATCTTCGCTGGTTTTATCCGGAACTGAGGAAACGTGTGTAAAAATATCTTTCGAGAAATAGTGGCGCGTATCAGGACTTGGCGTAAGTCCGGTTTGCGGATTGATCTGAGCTACCGGATAGAGAACAAACCGCTCTTTCTCTTCCAGCGTTTCGGAATCAACCCTTCGATATTCCACCTTATAATATGTATTTGGCGGTGAAACAGAATCACCTTTGTAGGTGACCACGTACCTGCCCATTACCACCGGCCGGTCTTTTATGAGCATAATATTTTCGCGTGTGCTTTCCTCATCGAAAGCTTCACCAAAGGAAATATTAGCAGAATTGATGGAAATAACTTCCTGCTGTGCATTGCTGATCAAAGCACCCAGCAGCAGAAATCCGATTCCGATATGAGCGACACTTGCACCGCTTGATCTCAGGTTCTTTTTCCGGATCATGGGTATCATAATGTCCAGATTCCCGACAATCGTAAATACAGCGAAAAACAGCAGGAGGATGTAAAGGACATTTGAAACACCGGTAAGTGCGATCAACCCTACAGATATGATGAGTCCGATTCCCAGCCCGCGAAAAAGCCGTTTGAGAAATAATTTTTTGGGTGTATTGCGGTATCGCAGATATTGAGTCATCCCGGTGAGCAAGGCGATCACCATTGCAATGGGCACCTGGAATTTGTTGTAATGCGCAATAGGTTCAGTAGGCGGGGCGAAATTCGTTCCTGCTATGGCATTAAATACCGGAATGGAAGTGGAAATAAC is a genomic window of Bacteroidia bacterium containing:
- a CDS encoding Maf family protein; amino-acid sequence: MHPLNVKILLASRSPRRKEILEKAGFRFRCVPAGIDETHPAEMPAKAIPEYLAKQKAEALTNQVQPGEVILAADTIVILDNEILEKPADAAEAMQMLRKLSGKMHTVITGVCLKTQQQTITFSDLSEVYFKHLEKEEIDWYVNQYKPFDKAGAYGVQEFIGMIGIEKMVGSYFNVMGLPVHKVYAALKKM
- a CDS encoding geranylgeranylglycerol-phosphate geranylgeranyltransferase, with the protein product MMRFLKLIRFNNLLIMVLTQLSVYQCLNRSFCLNRPISTDFLLLLLTTLFLGAAGYVINDYFDVKIDAVNKPKALLVDRFIKRRWAIVLHVSLNLTAIAIGFYLSEYLGLSYIIVASVLWFYSVSLKRKLIIGNLAIALLMAATLLMVKIYDPSIRLIWVGFFAYFAFFTGWIREIIKDVEDMRGDAMHNCRTLPVVFGIYKSKLAVMVLNAIMGLSLIAATVYSFWQELPLLGWYFILAVLLPFVVFDYYVRKAHRLRHFSHLSTGLKLIILAGVLAMPVLCLS
- a CDS encoding 3-deoxy-D-manno-octulosonate 8-phosphate phosphatase, coding for MDQSIFAKLGKIRGFIFDVDGVMTDGSLIILEEGTMLRQLNIKDGFALSQAVKQHFQVGVISGSVPVGVDIRLEKLGIEDIYFDQEHKILAFEKFLLDHSLASTEILYMGDDLLDLPPMERSGLAACPADAVQEVKDAADIVTQLTGGKGCVREIIELVLKYQNKWDVKLK
- a CDS encoding Rossmann-like and DUF2520 domain-containing protein; this translates as MNSLHSITLVGAGNLATHLGRALVNSGYKISQVFSLSDYKARKLAYELNSEFITQLEQVDRTSDLIVLAVKDDKVTGVADFIGKVPGIVVHVSGSVPIEALAGAGDDKGVIYPLQTFSVDRQVDFGEVSVCLEASNEQTRIKLRNLANTISRRVFEVDSDTRRKLHMAAVFINNFPNHLYYIAEEMAKETGVPFDILKPLALETVAKAFDLSPKDAQTGPAKRGEETVMQRHLQLLDEHPMWQEIYRMISDSIVKLYHRED
- the ccsA gene encoding cytochrome c biogenesis protein CcsA, with product MENNFSGEHLFPGYLGYLFVALSFGFALYALISYYFSLRNPLDRLWRNSGRTAFVVHSVAILGIIGTLFYLIYNHYYEYDYVWKHSSNDLPVYYMISCFWEGQEGSFLLWAFWHVVLGLILIRVAGKWEAPVMMVMAAAQLTLTSMLLGIEIFDTKIGSNPFILLRDAMAGAPIFASPDYLEKITDGNGLNPLLQNYWMVIHPPVLFLGFASTIIPFAYAMGGLWKREYTEWIKPAFPWTAFSVAIFGVGILMGGAWAYEALSFGGFWAWDPVENASLIPWLVLVAGLHVMLIYKKTGNSLKLAYILLITTFILVLYATFLTRSGILGDTSVHSFTDLGLSGQLIFFMAFFLIAAIISMAVSWKKIPVTEREEKLYSREFWMFIGALVLLLSAAQIVISTSIPVFNAIAGTNFAPPTEPIAHYNKFQVPIAMVIALLTGMTQYLRYRNTPKKLFLKRLFRGLGIGLIISVGLIALTGVSNVLYILLLFFAVFTIVGNLDIMIPMIRKKNLRSSGASVAHIGIGFLLLGALISNAQQEVISINSANISFGEAFDEESTRENIMLIKDRPVVMGRYVVTYKGDSVSPPNTYYKVEYRRVDSETLEEKERFVLYPVAQINPQTGLTPSPDTRHYFSKDIFTHVSSVPDKTSEDYWDHTYKEPRLYHANAGDTLHLEDKTQVVVESILPFSDSASSPIKDVDIAVTLEVKVMTSYASYDVRPSYLISGTTPIRLPKEIRDLGLKIELAGVHPEQEKKLSIAISKAEDHVPDYIIMKAIIFPYINFLWIGSVVMVIGLTMSIVYRVKELKRQKA